The following proteins are encoded in a genomic region of Arachis ipaensis cultivar K30076 chromosome B02, Araip1.1, whole genome shotgun sequence:
- the LOC107624868 gene encoding pentatricopeptide repeat-containing protein At4g21190 gives MHALRVSPLLIAKTFQAMEIPSSTRSTVVCAAKGPRPRYPRVWKTHKRVGTINKAAKLVETIRQLSNVKEEVYGALDSYVAWELEFPLITMKKALKTLEDQQEWKRVIQVTKWMLSKGQGRTMGSYFTLLNALAEDDRIDEAEELWTKLLMQYMESLPRKFFDKMISIYYKRGMYDKMFEVFADMEELGVHPNLTVVQVIGGVFKEVGMLDKYEKIHQKYPPPRWKYRYVKGGRRIKIKVSGQPYQGNYREGNEHAKLNGEPNLDLDDNDTSEETSEFEEVDEQFNQEANARTMESKQIPGYSFETKEPVLDV, from the exons ATGCATGCACTGAGAGTTTCTCCTTTACTTATTGCTAAAACATTTCAAGCAATGGAAATTCCATCAAGCACACGAAGCACTGTG GTGTGTGCTGCAAAAGGTCCAAGGCCGCGCTATCCACGAGTTTGGAAGACCCATAAAAGAGTTGGGACCATTAACAAGGCTGCTAAGCTTGTTGAGACT ATTAGACAGCTGTCAAATGTCAAAGAGGAAGTTTATGGTGCTCTTGATTCCTATGTTGCTTGGGAATTAGAGTTCCCTTTAATTACTATGAAAAAGGCACTCAAGACTCTAGAAGATCAACAAGAGTGGAAGCGGGTAATACAG GTAACAAAGTGGATGTTAAGCAAAGGTCAAGGTAGGACTATGGGAAGCTATTTCACATTATTGAATGCATTAGCAGAAGATGATCGAATCGATGAAGCTGAAGAGCTTTGGACAAAGTTATTAATGCAGTATATGGAAAGCTTGCCTCGTAAATTCTTTGATAAAATGATATCTATCTACTACAAGAGAGGCATGTATGACAAGATGTTTGAG GTTTTTGCTGATATGGAGGAGCTTGGTGTTCATCCTAATTTGACTGTCGTGCAAGTGATTGGAGGTGTCTTTAAGGAGGTGGGCATGTTGGACAAATATGAGAAGATACACCAAAAATATCCACCACCTAGGTGGAAATATAGATACGTCAAAGGAGGACGGCGTATAAAAATTAAGGTGTCTGGTCAACCTTATCAAGGCAACTACAGAGAAGGGAATGAGCATGCAAAGTTGAATGGTGAACCAAATTTGGACTTAGACGACAATGATACATCAGAAGAGACTTCAGAGTTTGAGGAAGTTGATGAACAATTCAACCAGGAAGCCAATGCAAGAACCATGGAATCTAAACAAATACCAGGTTATTCTTTTGAGACTAAGGAACCAGTTTTAGATGTATAA